The Pseudomonas fluorescens genome includes a window with the following:
- a CDS encoding DKNYY domain-containing protein — translation MTDIETAIADWEPLNLEWHQGFAFMDGVLLGDGQVPDVYIMLNPQGAPPGELAQCASAGHYPPSPLLAGQPVWRHRRNPWVLRGALRDYYLLPAYRERHGYHALLALPFRFDNGLESLGHQYWRDATGAYWFGEYAITQIHEARPDRLALLASSPATVTSASALFCDGAHLFLQGHIIASATARVRYCNHSSYRVIDDQVYRGFKPLHQKDGTPLPVANPDNFQMLAQRWGTDGQSIIVQAQQGSSISYEYFYRIDNADLATFTVLNERYAKDKQRAYYLTGKTMRYVGDFHLLQCWQPAFDDGGRMVSASEYEDEYFAVDDQYVYAAGTRLRDAHGPSFRHLGFDYYRDHQHVYRRQKRLDVDVESFVVTQLYRHDQDYSPVLVGDKHGPLGSGGIIDATMQEAWAPYFEAHPQLEGYWWHRLQARPEAAQTHTETLALQAIGLGFELGDQVYFHGRVINGLDAASFKLLDTHLCGDANGLYLIPFHNADTEVPERFSPEAAEHFHSLGPPYLTDGKTVFCHRIFYHPPEPIRKAQAASFESCGHGWAKDQDTVYYYGEAKKRLHPSDTRILGTYAISPTLILSEGKPLDVAFDPNEVRVPHPDFLQLGTRKLFCHRRPLSAKRIDLATLEFLNDRYARDRHRFYHYDGYATLSEVDETQYRESLGQPAASV, via the coding sequence ATGACAGACATAGAGACTGCTATTGCCGACTGGGAACCGCTGAACCTTGAATGGCATCAAGGCTTCGCATTCATGGACGGTGTGCTGCTGGGCGATGGGCAAGTGCCTGATGTGTACATCATGCTCAACCCTCAAGGCGCACCACCCGGCGAGTTAGCACAATGTGCCAGCGCCGGGCACTATCCGCCCTCACCCTTGCTGGCCGGTCAGCCGGTTTGGCGGCATCGACGCAACCCTTGGGTCTTGCGCGGCGCCCTGCGTGATTACTACCTGCTTCCGGCCTACCGGGAGCGCCACGGCTACCACGCGCTGCTGGCCCTGCCGTTTCGCTTCGACAACGGCCTGGAAAGCCTCGGTCACCAGTACTGGCGTGACGCAACCGGTGCCTATTGGTTCGGCGAGTACGCGATCACCCAAATCCACGAGGCGCGACCCGACAGGCTGGCCCTGCTGGCCTCGTCCCCAGCCACGGTGACTTCAGCGTCCGCCCTGTTCTGCGACGGTGCGCATCTCTTTTTGCAGGGGCACATTATCGCTAGCGCCACGGCGCGGGTGCGGTATTGCAACCACTCGTCCTATCGAGTGATCGACGATCAAGTCTATAGGGGCTTCAAGCCACTGCACCAGAAGGACGGCACGCCGCTGCCGGTCGCCAACCCGGACAACTTCCAGATGCTCGCCCAACGCTGGGGCACCGATGGGCAGTCGATCATCGTGCAAGCGCAGCAAGGTTCGAGCATTTCCTATGAGTACTTCTACCGCATCGACAATGCCGACCTGGCGACCTTCACCGTACTTAACGAACGCTACGCCAAGGACAAGCAACGCGCCTATTACCTGACCGGAAAAACCATGCGCTACGTGGGCGACTTCCACCTGCTCCAGTGCTGGCAGCCAGCGTTCGATGACGGCGGTCGCATGGTCAGCGCCAGCGAATACGAGGATGAGTATTTTGCCGTGGACGACCAGTACGTCTACGCCGCCGGGACCCGCCTTCGCGATGCCCATGGCCCGAGTTTTCGTCATTTGGGGTTCGATTATTACCGTGATCACCAACACGTCTACAGGCGCCAGAAACGCCTCGATGTCGACGTGGAAAGCTTCGTCGTGACCCAGCTCTATCGCCATGACCAGGATTATTCGCCCGTGCTGGTCGGTGACAAGCACGGCCCGCTGGGCTCTGGCGGCATCATCGATGCGACCATGCAAGAGGCGTGGGCACCTTACTTCGAAGCCCATCCGCAGTTGGAAGGGTATTGGTGGCACCGCTTGCAGGCACGGCCTGAAGCCGCACAAACGCACACGGAAACGCTGGCGCTACAGGCCATCGGTCTCGGTTTTGAGCTAGGCGACCAGGTGTATTTCCATGGACGCGTGATCAACGGGCTGGACGCAGCGAGTTTCAAATTGCTGGACACGCATCTTTGCGGCGATGCCAACGGCTTGTATCTGATCCCATTCCATAACGCAGACACGGAGGTACCCGAACGTTTTTCCCCGGAAGCGGCGGAGCATTTTCACTCACTCGGCCCACCCTACCTGACCGACGGCAAGACCGTGTTCTGCCACCGGATTTTTTACCATCCCCCGGAACCGATTCGTAAGGCACAAGCGGCCTCTTTCGAATCCTGCGGGCATGGCTGGGCCAAGGATCAGGACACGGTGTATTACTACGGTGAGGCGAAAAAGCGGCTACATCCCTCGGACACCCGCATTCTCGGCACCTATGCCATCAGCCCTACCCTGATTCTCTCGGAAGGCAAGCCGCTGGATGTGGCATTCGACCCCAATGAAGTCCGCGTGCCACATCCCGACTTCCTGCAACTGGGCACGCGTAAGTTGTTCTGCCACCGACGCCCGCTGAGTGCCAAGCGAATCGACCTGGCCACCCTCGAATTTCTGAATGACCGCTACGCCCGTGACAGGCATCGGTTCTACCATTACGACGGTTATGCGACGCTGAGCGAGGTCGATGAAACGCAGTATCGGGAATCGCTCGGCCAGCCGGCGGCAAGCGTTTAG
- a CDS encoding type II toxin-antitoxin system ParD family antitoxin, with protein sequence MSTMNISLPDALKSFIDDQVSQRGYSTSSEYVRELIRKDQDRQHLRGLILAGAESAPTAPVNGDYFESLRAKVRKARG encoded by the coding sequence ATGAGTACCATGAACATCTCCCTGCCGGACGCTCTCAAATCATTCATAGATGATCAGGTTAGCCAGAGAGGCTACAGCACCAGTAGCGAATATGTGCGGGAGCTGATTCGCAAGGATCAGGATCGGCAGCACCTGCGTGGCTTGATACTGGCCGGGGCGGAGTCTGCTCCCACTGCTCCTGTGAATGGCGACTACTTCGAATCCCTTCGGGCCAAGGTGCGCAAGGCGAGAGGATGA
- a CDS encoding type II toxin-antitoxin system RelE/ParE family toxin has product MKAKPVIARALASQDVEDAINYYLGEQAEQAALNFIDALENAYMHISRHPASGMSRYAHELDVPGLLCWPLKRYPYLVFYVECNEHIDVWRVLHAMRDIPEWMSS; this is encoded by the coding sequence ATGAAGGCGAAGCCCGTCATTGCGCGAGCTCTTGCCAGCCAGGATGTAGAGGACGCCATCAACTATTACCTAGGCGAGCAGGCAGAGCAGGCGGCACTCAATTTCATCGACGCCTTGGAAAACGCCTATATGCACATCAGCCGCCATCCGGCATCGGGTATGTCCAGGTACGCCCATGAGCTGGATGTCCCCGGATTACTCTGCTGGCCGCTGAAACGTTATCCCTATCTGGTGTTCTACGTGGAGTGCAACGAACACATTGACGTATGGCGAGTTCTACACGCCATGCGGGACATTCCTGAATGGATGTCATCATGA
- a CDS encoding glycosyltransferase, whose product MRMIYLSPVPWASFSQRPHHFVNGYHNQTGAPVLWIDPYPTRLPTLNDFKRKPPVADQQSVAVPPWLQICKPRSLPIEPIPGSALLLKRLWRNLFKEAAAFSAKGPCMICVGKPSELALQLLALIPGSRAVYDAMDDFPAFYQGLSRRSMERRQAQLIGQVGTVLASSSPLRDRLLGMTDQVELALNACDMHALAPVESLDFGVKQQVLGYVGTLGRWFDWELVIALAQANPGNQIRLIGPLFTPPPCVLPANIELLPECSHAGAIAAMTTFSVGLIPFKLNRLTASVDPIKYYEYRALGLPVISTRFGEMALRDREPGVWIVDEDSDLRKTAVEALASPSDRSTVHQFRQAHRWAQRFSAINLKNGQ is encoded by the coding sequence ATGCGCATGATCTACCTGTCCCCGGTGCCATGGGCCAGCTTCAGCCAGCGCCCCCATCACTTCGTCAACGGGTATCACAACCAGACCGGGGCGCCAGTACTCTGGATCGATCCGTACCCGACGCGTTTACCCACGCTGAACGATTTCAAGCGCAAACCGCCTGTTGCCGATCAGCAAAGCGTCGCCGTTCCACCCTGGTTGCAGATCTGCAAACCCCGGAGCTTACCCATCGAGCCCATTCCGGGCTCGGCGTTGCTCCTAAAGCGACTGTGGCGCAACCTGTTCAAAGAGGCTGCGGCATTTTCCGCAAAAGGGCCCTGCATGATCTGTGTCGGAAAACCTTCCGAACTGGCCCTGCAACTGCTCGCCCTCATCCCTGGCAGCCGTGCCGTCTACGATGCCATGGATGATTTCCCGGCCTTTTATCAGGGCCTGTCACGCAGGTCCATGGAGCGTCGCCAGGCGCAGCTCATTGGACAGGTGGGCACAGTACTGGCGTCCTCCAGCCCGCTTCGCGACAGACTCCTGGGCATGACCGACCAGGTAGAACTGGCCCTCAATGCCTGTGACATGCATGCCCTGGCGCCGGTCGAAAGCCTGGACTTCGGTGTCAAACAGCAGGTACTCGGCTACGTTGGCACGCTGGGGCGTTGGTTCGATTGGGAGCTGGTCATCGCGCTGGCGCAGGCCAATCCTGGAAACCAGATCCGGCTGATCGGCCCCCTCTTCACACCACCGCCTTGCGTATTGCCCGCCAACATCGAGCTGCTCCCCGAGTGCTCCCATGCCGGTGCAATCGCAGCCATGACAACGTTTTCGGTGGGCTTGATCCCGTTCAAGCTCAACCGCCTGACCGCCTCGGTCGACCCGATCAAATACTACGAGTACCGCGCCCTCGGCCTGCCCGTCATCTCCACTCGCTTCGGTGAAATGGCCCTGCGCGACCGAGAACCGGGGGTCTGGATCGTGGATGAAGACAGCGATTTGCGCAAAACCGCCGTCGAAGCACTCGCCAGCCCAAGCGACCGCTCGACTGTTCATCAATTTCGTCAGGCGCACCGTTGGGCTCAGCGTTTTTCTGCGATCAATCTCAAAAACGGCCAATAA
- the wecB gene encoding non-hydrolyzing UDP-N-acetylglucosamine 2-epimerase: protein MTRKVLCIVGTRPEAIKMAPVIKALQAQDNIVCRVLATAQHRGLLDQVLEGFAITADLDLDIMRPNQSLTVLTSRLLLELDGVLQAEKPDVVLAQGDTTTVMCAALACFHLRIPFGHVEAGLRTGDLGNPFPEEANRVIAGKLARWHFAPTQQAVDNLLREGVAARDITLTGNTVIDALLMTAAQDSALTIPLDANKRLVLVTAHRRENFGEPFQDICQALKDLAERNPGIQILYPVHPNPNVKDVAHRLLGQTPNILLCAPLDYAPFIAAMKRSYLIISDSGGVQEEAPALGKPVLVLREETERPEAVELGVVKLVGVNRDTIVEQAQRLLDDPQAYQRMARGVSPYGDGKAAARIVDALRQYFQSCA, encoded by the coding sequence ATGACACGCAAGGTACTCTGCATCGTCGGTACGCGTCCGGAGGCCATCAAAATGGCCCCTGTGATCAAGGCGCTCCAGGCCCAAGACAATATCGTTTGTCGGGTGCTCGCCACCGCCCAGCACCGAGGCTTGCTGGACCAGGTGCTTGAGGGCTTCGCAATCACCGCCGATCTGGACCTGGACATCATGCGCCCCAACCAGTCATTGACGGTGCTGACCTCACGCTTGCTGCTTGAACTCGACGGGGTACTGCAAGCCGAGAAACCGGACGTCGTACTGGCTCAAGGCGACACGACCACGGTCATGTGCGCCGCACTGGCGTGTTTCCACCTGCGGATTCCCTTTGGCCATGTTGAAGCCGGCCTGCGTACCGGGGACCTAGGCAATCCGTTCCCCGAAGAAGCCAACCGGGTGATCGCCGGCAAACTGGCTCGCTGGCATTTCGCGCCTACCCAGCAGGCCGTGGACAACTTGCTGCGCGAGGGTGTCGCCGCCAGGGATATCACCCTGACTGGCAATACCGTGATCGATGCCTTGTTGATGACAGCCGCACAAGACTCCGCCTTGACTATCCCACTGGACGCCAACAAACGCCTGGTGCTGGTGACCGCCCATCGGCGGGAAAACTTCGGCGAACCGTTCCAGGATATCTGCCAGGCCCTCAAGGACCTGGCCGAGCGCAACCCAGGCATCCAGATCCTCTACCCGGTCCATCCCAACCCGAACGTCAAGGATGTCGCGCACCGATTGCTCGGCCAGACGCCGAACATTCTCCTCTGCGCACCGCTGGATTACGCACCGTTTATCGCGGCAATGAAGCGTTCTTACCTGATCATCAGTGACTCCGGGGGCGTGCAGGAAGAAGCCCCGGCCCTGGGCAAACCCGTGCTGGTATTGCGGGAGGAAACCGAACGCCCGGAGGCCGTCGAGCTCGGCGTGGTCAAGCTGGTGGGCGTCAACCGGGACACCATCGTCGAACAGGCACAGCGTCTGCTCGATGACCCACAGGCTTACCAGCGCATGGCACGTGGGGTTTCCCCCTATGGTGACGGCAAGGCCGCCGCGCGCATCGTCGACGCTCTCAGGCAGTACTTCCAGTCATGCGCATGA
- a CDS encoding FAD-dependent oxidoreductase, producing the protein MKPEFDVIIVGSGPAGTSAAYPLVKAGLKVLMVDAQADTGSVTAPTRPFLSARANDEHQWKWMIGENFHALSQLDAVSPKLKTPTHAHVFEGFSARNRIETDNFIGIGSLATGGLSNAWGCGVATLGASDFAGLPIDYSEMQASYETVTRRIGISGRIDDDLSSYFGLDEWSQPPLPLDTLHQRLLDQYTRRRSAFPEQGFRLGRSRVAVLSQPLDERKACDLSGNCLWGCQNQALYSASQELQKLKQYPGFQHVQDFLVEDLQKLDGAWAITDHRCARRFCGTRLLLATGTLATTRLALKGLNHSSPIPLLSSPTAAFLLWLPKMLGTPRVSTFGLGQLSFVLALTASTTAFGSTFSTTGLPMTEFVSRIPMSKRYSIELLKNLLSACVVGNIFLPGHLSHNTAVLRPDGSLSINGHEHPELPGLMKTAEAKLRRIYWKMGALLMPMSFTVGRPGADIHYAGTLPMHSAPRIGQTDRLGEIAGLGGVHIVDGACLPSLTEKSHTLTLMANADRIARSLVTTIGNHKA; encoded by the coding sequence GTGAAGCCTGAATTTGATGTGATCATTGTCGGCAGCGGTCCGGCCGGGACTTCGGCAGCCTATCCGCTGGTCAAGGCGGGCCTGAAAGTCCTGATGGTCGATGCCCAGGCCGATACAGGCTCAGTGACAGCGCCGACGCGTCCATTTCTCAGCGCCAGGGCAAACGACGAGCATCAGTGGAAATGGATGATCGGCGAAAACTTCCACGCCTTGAGCCAACTGGACGCGGTATCGCCCAAGCTGAAGACGCCGACCCACGCCCATGTTTTCGAAGGGTTCAGCGCCCGCAATCGCATCGAGACCGACAACTTTATCGGCATCGGTTCACTGGCCACCGGAGGCCTGTCCAATGCCTGGGGCTGCGGCGTGGCAACGCTCGGGGCCAGCGACTTTGCCGGGCTGCCCATCGATTACTCCGAGATGCAGGCGTCCTATGAAACGGTAACTCGCCGGATCGGTATCAGTGGCCGGATCGACGATGATCTCTCAAGCTACTTCGGTCTCGATGAGTGGTCGCAACCGCCCCTGCCATTGGACACACTGCACCAGCGCCTGCTCGATCAATACACCCGGCGCCGATCGGCGTTTCCCGAACAGGGGTTTCGCCTTGGCCGCTCCAGGGTCGCCGTCTTGAGCCAACCGCTGGACGAGCGCAAGGCCTGCGACCTGTCTGGAAACTGCTTGTGGGGCTGTCAGAACCAGGCCTTGTATAGCGCCTCGCAAGAGCTGCAAAAACTCAAGCAATACCCTGGGTTCCAGCACGTCCAGGACTTCCTCGTGGAGGATCTGCAGAAACTGGACGGTGCATGGGCGATCACCGATCATCGCTGCGCCCGGCGCTTCTGCGGTACGCGCCTGCTGCTGGCAACGGGCACCCTGGCCACGACCCGGCTCGCCCTCAAGGGCCTGAACCATTCGTCCCCGATCCCGCTGCTGTCATCGCCGACGGCCGCCTTCCTGCTGTGGCTGCCAAAAATGCTCGGCACCCCAAGGGTGTCGACATTTGGCCTGGGCCAGTTATCGTTCGTCCTGGCGCTGACGGCCAGTACCACTGCTTTCGGTTCGACGTTCAGCACCACGGGCTTGCCGATGACCGAGTTTGTCAGCCGGATCCCCATGAGCAAACGCTACAGCATCGAACTGCTAAAAAACCTGCTCAGCGCCTGCGTCGTCGGGAATATCTTCCTGCCCGGGCACTTGTCTCACAACACGGCGGTCTTGCGCCCTGACGGTTCGTTGAGCATCAACGGCCACGAGCATCCGGAGCTTCCCGGCCTCATGAAGACCGCCGAAGCAAAGCTGCGGCGGATCTATTGGAAAATGGGCGCACTATTGATGCCCATGAGCTTCACGGTCGGCAGGCCGGGGGCGGATATCCATTATGCGGGCACCCTGCCCATGCACTCGGCGCCCAGGATCGGGCAAACCGATCGCCTCGGCGAAATCGCGGGCCTTGGCGGCGTGCATATTGTCGACGGCGCCTGCCTGCCCAGCCTGACCGAGAAATCCCACACGCTGACTCTCATGGCCAACGCGGACCGGATAGCCCGTTCACTCGTAACAACGATAGGAAATCACAAGGCATGA
- a CDS encoding NAD-dependent epimerase/dehydratase family protein produces MKLLITGATGYIGQRLSALAAASGHEVICATRQPCPATYTWLPYDLQGLAPECPAGTQVLIHLAADTSTSPTNADDEVKAAEALIRCAQQGSARFIFISSQTAMATAPGVYGRTKWRIEQHVLAAGGTVIRPGQVYGGPERGLFGVLSGLVRRSPFVPILMPAPGVQPIHVDDLAASILAVVERDDLHAEIFNLGAVQPIAFGSFLMSIAAHRVRAARLPVPLPVALLRLLRLSLGRSLSAKWGLARIFSLIHLPPMDSAQSLQKLGIQLRPLAYGMHRSGHGQRRGLLQEAAILLHYLLKRPPQKNLVNRYARALERAGKTRPIIHSPLLMRWPILLALLDNPGVLHKPGGQELSWRLQVALGIAEACPQGAQVFLGAQQPRSLVATLVALGLTSVKALAWKIAALLGRPFARQLLHGSEAHREA; encoded by the coding sequence ATGAAGCTACTGATTACCGGCGCAACAGGCTACATCGGACAACGCTTGTCAGCCCTCGCGGCGGCCAGCGGACACGAGGTCATTTGCGCCACGCGCCAGCCATGTCCCGCCACCTATACCTGGCTCCCTTATGACCTGCAGGGCCTGGCGCCCGAATGCCCGGCGGGCACCCAGGTGTTGATCCATTTGGCGGCCGACACATCGACATCTCCCACCAACGCGGACGACGAAGTCAAGGCGGCCGAGGCACTGATCCGTTGTGCCCAACAAGGCTCGGCCAGGTTCATCTTCATCTCCAGTCAAACCGCCATGGCCACGGCCCCTGGCGTTTATGGCCGGACAAAGTGGCGTATCGAGCAGCACGTGCTGGCCGCCGGGGGCACCGTGATCCGTCCTGGCCAAGTGTATGGTGGCCCCGAACGCGGGCTCTTTGGCGTGTTGTCAGGGTTGGTGCGCCGCAGCCCGTTCGTTCCGATCCTGATGCCGGCGCCTGGCGTGCAACCTATTCATGTCGACGACTTGGCAGCCTCGATCTTAGCGGTCGTCGAGCGGGATGACCTTCACGCCGAGATCTTCAATCTGGGCGCCGTGCAGCCGATTGCCTTTGGCAGCTTCCTGATGTCGATTGCCGCGCACCGGGTGCGTGCCGCTCGCCTGCCAGTCCCTCTGCCGGTGGCATTGCTCAGGCTATTGCGCCTGTCACTCGGACGCTCCTTGAGCGCGAAATGGGGCCTGGCGCGGATTTTTTCCCTCATCCACCTGCCGCCCATGGACAGCGCGCAGTCCCTGCAAAAACTCGGCATCCAGTTGCGCCCCCTTGCCTACGGCATGCATCGCTCCGGCCATGGGCAACGTCGCGGACTTCTGCAAGAAGCCGCAATCCTCCTGCACTACCTGCTCAAACGCCCGCCGCAAAAAAACCTGGTCAATCGTTACGCCAGGGCATTGGAACGTGCGGGTAAAACCCGACCCATCATTCATTCACCCTTGCTGATGCGCTGGCCGATACTCCTGGCGCTTCTGGACAATCCCGGTGTCCTGCACAAGCCCGGCGGCCAGGAACTGTCCTGGCGCCTGCAGGTTGCACTCGGTATAGCCGAAGCCTGCCCCCAGGGCGCGCAAGTGTTTCTCGGCGCCCAACAGCCGCGCAGCCTGGTCGCCACGCTGGTTGCGCTGGGACTCACCTCGGTCAAAGCGCTGGCGTGGAAGATAGCGGCGCTGTTAGGCCGCCCCTTTGCCCGCCAACTGTTGCATGGAAGTGAAGCCCACCGTGAAGCCTGA
- a CDS encoding GtrA family protein produces MTFIRYGIIQLVAYALDMGTFLLLMALFNDQPVLANIAGKGVAGVFAFFLHRHFTFQSTGGSSKVQAVRYFSLLAINIPLASALFSVGLYFVNSPALVKFVSDVACVVLTYWISKLFVFHCAAHPPVPTDRAEGA; encoded by the coding sequence TTGACCTTTATCAGGTACGGCATCATCCAACTCGTGGCCTATGCGCTGGACATGGGGACTTTCTTGCTATTGATGGCCTTGTTCAACGATCAACCCGTCCTGGCCAACATCGCCGGTAAAGGCGTCGCCGGTGTGTTCGCGTTCTTTTTGCATCGGCACTTCACGTTCCAGTCGACCGGCGGCAGCAGCAAGGTTCAAGCGGTGCGCTATTTCTCGTTGCTTGCCATCAATATTCCGCTCGCTTCGGCGCTGTTCAGCGTGGGGCTGTACTTCGTCAACAGCCCTGCCCTGGTGAAATTTGTCTCCGATGTGGCCTGCGTGGTGCTGACTTACTGGATCAGCAAACTGTTCGTGTTCCATTGCGCTGCGCACCCGCCTGTTCCCACTGACCGCGCCGAAGGCGCATGA
- a CDS encoding class I SAM-dependent methyltransferase, whose amino-acid sequence MLREVFVEFHHAFHRLADHYFKVEGLEVELGAGIAPMRHSYPEVLATDIVATEQLDMALNAEAMSLDDHSVRAFYAQNCFHHFPHPDRFFTELERTLKIGGGAILIEPFHGPFAAFLYKRLFKSEGFDMHFPSWETPSTGPMNGANQALSYIVFVRDRQAFERKHPGLEIVHQEICGNYLRYLTSGGLNFRQLLPDALISVLKVVEKLLYPLRRVLALHHIVVIRRKS is encoded by the coding sequence ATGCTTCGGGAAGTCTTCGTGGAGTTCCACCATGCGTTTCATCGCCTGGCGGACCACTATTTCAAGGTCGAAGGTCTTGAGGTGGAATTGGGGGCAGGCATCGCCCCCATGCGTCACTCATACCCTGAAGTATTGGCGACGGACATTGTCGCCACCGAGCAACTGGACATGGCGCTCAATGCCGAGGCAATGAGCCTGGACGATCACTCGGTCAGGGCCTTTTACGCTCAGAACTGTTTTCACCACTTCCCTCATCCCGATCGCTTCTTCACGGAGCTGGAAAGAACCCTCAAGATTGGCGGCGGCGCCATTTTGATCGAACCCTTCCACGGCCCCTTTGCCGCTTTTCTCTATAAGCGCCTGTTCAAATCCGAAGGCTTCGACATGCACTTCCCATCTTGGGAAACCCCGTCGACCGGGCCCATGAACGGTGCCAACCAAGCCCTCAGCTACATCGTCTTCGTTCGCGACAGGCAGGCGTTCGAGCGCAAGCACCCGGGCCTGGAAATCGTCCACCAGGAAATCTGCGGCAACTATCTGCGCTACCTGACTTCCGGCGGCTTGAACTTTCGCCAGTTGCTGCCCGACGCGCTGATCTCTGTGCTCAAGGTCGTTGAAAAACTGTTGTATCCGTTGAGACGGGTATTGGCGCTGCACCACATCGTGGTCATCCGGAGGAAGTCTTGA
- a CDS encoding glycosyltransferase family 2 protein: protein MNSKTALFTDEQRVAVVIPSYRVTAHIDAVIAAIGPEVWRIYVIDDACPDGSGGHVLASCHDPRVKVLPHEVNQGVGGAVMTGYRAALADGASIIVKVDGDGQMDPTLIPLFIEPILAGEADYTKGNRFFDLEEIQSMPRIRLFGNAVLSLMAKLSTGYWDLFDPTNGYTAIHRDVARLLPLDKVSQRYFFETDILFRLNTVRAVVVDIPMEARYGDEVSHLNISKIVGEFLFKHLRNFTKRVLYNYYLRDMSLASIELPIGIVMFLFGVFFGSYHWYESAQNGIATPAGTVMLSALPMLMGLQLIMAFLGYDIASVPSRPRQSRRVKATSLREENSLKR from the coding sequence ATGAACTCAAAAACAGCGCTTTTCACGGACGAGCAACGCGTCGCCGTCGTCATCCCCAGCTATCGGGTTACCGCTCATATAGACGCCGTCATAGCGGCCATAGGGCCGGAGGTCTGGCGCATCTACGTCATCGACGATGCCTGCCCGGACGGCTCCGGCGGGCATGTCCTGGCTTCCTGTCACGACCCCCGGGTCAAGGTGCTGCCCCATGAGGTCAACCAAGGCGTGGGCGGTGCGGTCATGACCGGCTATCGAGCCGCCCTCGCCGACGGTGCGAGTATCATCGTCAAAGTCGATGGGGACGGCCAGATGGACCCGACCCTGATCCCGCTGTTCATCGAGCCGATCCTGGCGGGAGAAGCCGACTACACCAAGGGCAATCGGTTTTTCGATCTGGAAGAGATCCAATCGATGCCACGCATCCGCCTTTTCGGCAACGCCGTGTTGTCGCTGATGGCCAAACTGTCGACGGGTTATTGGGATCTGTTCGACCCCACCAACGGCTACACGGCGATTCACCGCGACGTCGCCAGGCTTTTACCCCTGGACAAGGTCAGCCAACGCTACTTTTTCGAGACCGACATTCTGTTCCGCTTGAACACCGTGCGTGCCGTCGTGGTGGATATTCCGATGGAAGCCCGATACGGCGATGAGGTCAGTCACCTCAATATCTCGAAAATCGTCGGTGAATTCCTGTTCAAACACCTGCGCAATTTCACCAAGCGTGTGCTCTACAACTATTATCTTCGCGACATGTCCCTGGCCTCGATCGAGCTGCCGATCGGGATTGTCATGTTCTTGTTCGGCGTCTTCTTCGGCAGTTATCACTGGTATGAATCGGCGCAGAATGGCATCGCGACTCCCGCCGGCACGGTGATGCTCAGTGCACTGCCCATGCTCATGGGGTTGCAGCTGATCATGGCGTTCCTCGGTTACGACATCGCCTCGGTGCCCAGCCGGCCACGGCAATCCAGGCGTGTTAAAGCAACGTCATTGCGGGAAGAAAACTCATTAAAGCGCTGA